The following are encoded in a window of Chitinivibrionales bacterium genomic DNA:
- the amrS gene encoding AmmeMemoRadiSam system radical SAM enzyme yields the protein MKKASYSTPLDDKKVRCELCPHHCLLTDGKRGVCLTRQNRDGILYSLNYCRPVSLAVDPVEKKPLYHFYPGSSIFSTGPNGCTLKCSFCQNFEISQDTLPVRKFPEDAIIEKVCSSSSMGIAYTYSEPFIWFETIMNIGAEIKARGLKNVMVTNGFMEQKPLDELLNVVDAMNIDIKSMRPEFYTHLCKGKLEPVLASCEKVKKHAHLEITNLVVTGENDTEKDFSALARYIAQNLGKDTPLHLSRYFPRYKSNNPATPEETVKTAWEIAKEYLNYVFIGNMESGDCSNTRCPSCNTLLIDRNGYFTKIHEKLGAATGNKRACCPKCGVDTGIIL from the coding sequence ATGAAAAAGGCATCCTACTCTACCCCACTCGACGATAAAAAGGTTCGGTGCGAACTCTGTCCCCATCACTGCTTATTAACCGACGGCAAACGAGGTGTCTGCCTGACCCGGCAGAACAGGGACGGTATTCTTTATTCACTCAATTACTGCAGGCCTGTATCTCTGGCCGTTGATCCTGTCGAAAAGAAACCCTTGTATCACTTTTATCCCGGTTCTTCAATTTTCTCGACCGGACCAAATGGATGTACACTCAAATGCTCGTTCTGCCAGAATTTCGAGATTTCCCAGGATACCCTTCCTGTTCGGAAGTTTCCTGAAGATGCGATAATCGAAAAAGTCTGTTCCAGCAGCAGCATGGGTATCGCTTACACCTATTCAGAGCCCTTTATCTGGTTCGAGACAATCATGAATATCGGCGCTGAAATAAAGGCGCGGGGGTTGAAAAACGTCATGGTCACCAACGGTTTCATGGAGCAGAAACCGCTTGATGAGCTTTTGAATGTTGTCGACGCCATGAATATCGATATCAAATCAATGCGTCCGGAATTTTATACCCATCTCTGCAAAGGAAAACTTGAGCCCGTTCTGGCAAGTTGCGAAAAAGTCAAAAAGCATGCACATTTGGAAATTACCAATCTGGTCGTTACCGGCGAAAATGATACCGAAAAAGATTTTAGTGCACTGGCCCGGTATATTGCACAAAATCTGGGCAAGGATACGCCACTTCACCTGTCCCGGTATTTCCCACGATATAAAAGTAACAATCCGGCCACACCCGAAGAAACAGTTAAGACGGCATGGGAAATTGCAAAAGAGTATCTCAATTATGTTTTTATCGGCAATATGGAGTCTGGTGATTGCTCCAACACCAGGTGCCCATCATGCAACACTCTTCTGATCGATCGTAACGGATATTTTACTAAAATCCACGAAAAGCTTGGGGCAGCCACTGGGAACAAAAGGGCTTGTTGTCCGAAGTGCGGAGTTGATACGGGGATTATTCTTTAA
- a CDS encoding endonuclease III translates to MNKKTDIQAVYSILEREFKKHRMPVVDLVQAQTRDPFKVLLSTIISARTKDETTTAASNKLFSVVHTPEDLAKIPVGKLEQLIYPVGFYKNKARHLKKLPRALNELYGGKVPDTVEELVQLPGVGRKTANLVVVIGFNKPAICVDVHVHRIVNRLGYLQTKTPFETEMKLREILPKKFWLGINSYLVSFGQHLCRPINPRCDICPIYTYCERIGVKTKYTK, encoded by the coding sequence ATGAATAAGAAAACGGATATTCAGGCGGTATACTCTATCCTGGAAAGGGAATTTAAAAAACACCGGATGCCGGTGGTCGATCTGGTCCAGGCACAGACACGGGATCCGTTCAAAGTGCTGCTTTCGACCATTATCAGCGCCCGTACCAAGGATGAAACCACTACCGCAGCATCAAACAAACTCTTTTCGGTGGTCCATACGCCCGAAGATCTGGCAAAAATACCGGTTGGAAAGCTTGAGCAATTAATCTATCCGGTTGGATTTTATAAGAACAAGGCGCGCCACTTAAAAAAACTTCCCCGGGCGCTGAATGAACTCTACGGGGGCAAAGTCCCGGATACGGTTGAAGAACTCGTTCAGCTTCCCGGCGTAGGGCGAAAAACCGCCAATCTTGTGGTGGTTATCGGTTTCAATAAACCGGCGATATGCGTTGATGTTCATGTGCACCGGATCGTTAACCGTCTGGGATACCTGCAGACAAAAACCCCCTTTGAAACCGAAATGAAACTCAGAGAAATCCTTCCAAAAAAATTCTGGCTGGGCATTAACTCCTATCTTGTCTCTTTCGGACAACATCTGTGCCGGCCGATAAATCCCCGGTGCGATATTTGTCCGATATACACGTATTGCGAGAGGATAGGGGTGAAAACCAAATATACAAAGTAA
- a CDS encoding SpoIIE family protein phosphatase, which translates to MQNLLLFLPWIILLLFCGGVFIFYKRYPMHLIVKSKTHLQTTFDSIDDPLSIIDKDYTLIRVNKSYASLVGYNFKQALGQKCYHVLRKRNEPCLDCKMKRVLGYKNKQITERSPHPVHPNDGVISITFYPFNDTKGSDNAVVEHIRDITELERLKGHLEEQNAVLAQATDKLRKANDHTREELDLARQIQLGIMPRHIPEIPGLKIAATYHPVESVGGDLYDFISFSDSKLGVFIGDASGHGLASSFIGTISKIVLYNHTKQEMPASGLFDRMNKDLLHNIHTGHYVTSFWGVIDLTDNSITYARAGHPKPVVISEQQDLNILSASGTFLGIIDNPEYEQNTYHFQKGDRLYLFTDGIYEVMGEQQEHKKGVLGYKKFQDILLSCNQLPFPKVIPGIEQQLCQYIYEDDYTLIVIEFTQ; encoded by the coding sequence TCTCCAGACCACGTTCGACTCAATCGACGATCCACTTTCAATAATCGATAAGGATTATACGCTCATCCGTGTCAATAAATCATACGCATCACTGGTGGGATACAATTTTAAACAGGCACTTGGACAGAAATGCTATCATGTTCTTCGCAAAAGAAATGAACCATGCCTTGACTGTAAAATGAAGCGGGTGCTGGGCTATAAGAACAAGCAAATTACCGAACGCTCACCCCATCCGGTTCATCCTAACGACGGCGTCATTTCAATAACTTTTTATCCATTTAACGATACAAAGGGCTCCGACAATGCCGTTGTCGAGCATATCCGTGATATTACCGAGCTTGAACGGCTGAAAGGCCATCTCGAGGAACAAAATGCTGTTCTTGCCCAGGCCACCGACAAACTCAGAAAGGCTAACGATCATACCAGAGAAGAACTCGACCTGGCCCGTCAAATACAACTCGGAATCATGCCCCGACATATTCCCGAAATACCCGGTCTGAAAATTGCCGCAACTTACCATCCGGTGGAAAGCGTGGGCGGCGACCTCTATGATTTTATCTCCTTTTCGGACTCAAAACTGGGCGTTTTTATCGGCGATGCATCCGGTCATGGCCTGGCGTCGTCGTTTATCGGTACCATTTCAAAAATCGTGCTTTATAATCATACCAAACAGGAGATGCCGGCAAGTGGCCTGTTTGATCGTATGAACAAAGATCTGCTGCATAATATCCACACCGGCCATTATGTAACTAGTTTCTGGGGAGTTATCGATCTTACCGACAACTCCATAACCTACGCCCGGGCAGGGCATCCTAAACCGGTTGTAATCAGCGAACAGCAGGATCTCAACATCCTTTCGGCTTCAGGAACCTTTTTAGGCATTATCGATAATCCAGAATATGAGCAAAACACTTACCATTTCCAGAAAGGCGACCGCCTGTACCTTTTCACTGATGGTATCTATGAAGTAATGGGAGAGCAGCAAGAACATAAAAAAGGTGTGCTTGGATATAAAAAATTCCAGGACATTCTTCTCTCATGCAATCAGTTGCCCTTTCCTAAAGTTATTCCAGGGATCGAGCAGCAATTATGCCAGTATATCTACGAGGATGATTATACCTTGATAGTCATCGAATTCACGCAGTAA